Proteins co-encoded in one Campylobacter ornithocola genomic window:
- a CDS encoding formyltransferase family protein — protein sequence MTFKEIYLIGEGRVAKECLKIATCFFKKEIVFISQKDKSKLDIFFTKMQNCFIISVNNFYIFKRECVESNFIINYHNSLLPKYRGRNAHIWAIWEDEIATGITWHKVDHNIDTGDIILQKEIKINKSFTAIKLLQMQQNLAINSFKECLENIKNSSPQKNTVSVCEVGGGIYTKNQLPNNAILNISWDISTIERFLRALDNGNLTPKTKIKINDKIYDISFYEIDHLEINLILSNNIKIIIPKR from the coding sequence ATGACTTTTAAAGAAATTTATTTAATAGGAGAAGGAAGAGTAGCTAAGGAATGCTTAAAAATAGCTACTTGTTTTTTTAAAAAAGAAATTGTATTTATTTCTCAAAAAGATAAATCAAAACTCGATATTTTTTTTACTAAAATGCAAAATTGTTTCATCATAAGCGTCAATAATTTTTATATTTTTAAAAGAGAATGCGTAGAATCAAATTTTATCATCAACTATCACAACTCCTTACTTCCAAAATACAGAGGAAGAAATGCACATATATGGGCTATATGGGAAGATGAGATAGCTACTGGCATCACTTGGCATAAAGTAGATCACAATATAGATACCGGAGATATCATTTTACAAAAAGAAATCAAAATTAACAAATCTTTTACAGCCATAAAACTACTTCAAATGCAACAAAATTTAGCTATAAATTCTTTTAAAGAATGTTTAGAAAATATCAAAAATTCTTCTCCACAAAAAAATACTGTTTCGGTATGTGAAGTGGGGGGGGGGATTTATACAAAAAATCAATTACCCAATAATGCTATACTAAATATATCTTGGGATATTTCTACTATAGAAAGATTTTTAAGAGCTTTAGATAATGGCAATCTAACTCCTAAAACCAAAATAAAAATAAATGATAAGATATATGATATTTCATTTTATGAAATAGACCATCTTGAAATAAATTTAATTTTAAGTAATAATATCAAAATAATAATTCCAAAAAGGTAA
- a CDS encoding acyl carrier protein produces the protein MQINTQDILEILKDVGVLVDVNTLEFDKPLKDQGVDSLDMANLFLNLQEKYNIEIPMEDAEKLQNIEELLQYIKSK, from the coding sequence ATGCAAATTAACACTCAAGATATTTTAGAAATATTAAAAGATGTTGGAGTTTTAGTCGATGTCAATACGCTAGAATTTGATAAACCTTTAAAAGATCAAGGAGTTGATTCTTTAGATATGGCAAATCTTTTTTTAAATTTACAAGAAAAATATAATATAGAAATTCCTATGGAAGATGCGGAAAAACTACAAAATATTGAAGAGTTATTGCAATATATAAAATCAAAATAA
- a CDS encoding 3-oxoacyl-ACP synthase, with amino-acid sequence MNIKLYNHSIKAVSIVLPKNPYSKEDELKLCNINEKKYQLLQKNSGIYSHFISDKQVYASDLATQALEMLFEKNIICKNELDMIIFTTFTPDFLAPACTSLIHKNLNLSEHTLCFDMLGFCPGFLQSLFQVFLALNHTHIQKVVLICASVKSKAIDTQKDKITFLNNSDSASAILIEKNTNAYEKSFFSQKIFSTQCLEETLPFNGFNHNSNETIQANGNLAFSFAMQNYPVFFQDFFDYFKLDKNKIDEFFIHSSDNFSKQKLLEELKLATKEDAILKNYGNTTINKLPLELASYMGGGINKFSLEALEQALPLMHVA; translated from the coding sequence ATGAACATAAAACTATATAATCATTCCATTAAAGCCGTTAGTATTGTATTACCTAAAAATCCATATTCTAAAGAAGATGAATTAAAACTTTGTAATATAAATGAAAAAAAATATCAACTTTTGCAAAAAAACTCAGGAATTTACAGCCATTTTATAAGTGATAAACAAGTATATGCAAGTGATTTGGCCACACAAGCTTTAGAAATGCTTTTTGAAAAAAATATCATTTGTAAAAATGAACTTGATATGATTATTTTTACAACTTTCACACCAGATTTCTTAGCACCAGCTTGCACTAGTTTAATTCATAAAAATTTAAATTTAAGTGAACACACTCTGTGTTTTGATATGTTGGGATTTTGCCCTGGATTTTTACAAAGTCTTTTTCAAGTTTTTTTAGCATTAAATCACACGCATATTCAAAAAGTAGTTTTAATATGTGCTAGTGTAAAAAGCAAGGCAATTGATACTCAAAAAGATAAAATCACCTTTTTAAACAATAGCGATAGTGCAAGTGCCATTTTAATAGAAAAAAACACCAATGCTTATGAAAAAAGTTTTTTTTCTCAAAAAATTTTTTCAACCCAATGTCTAGAAGAAACCCTACCCTTTAATGGATTTAATCACAACTCAAATGAAACCATACAAGCTAATGGTAATCTAGCTTTTTCTTTTGCCATGCAAAACTATCCAGTATTTTTTCAAGATTTTTTTGATTATTTTAAATTAGACAAAAATAAAATTGATGAATTTTTCATTCATTCTTCTGATAATTTTTCTAAACAAAAATTACTTGAAGAACTAAAATTAGCCACCAAAGAAGATGCTATCCTTAAAAACTACGGAAATACTACTATAAATAAATTACCTTTAGAGCTTGCTTCATACATGGGGGGGGGTATAAACAAATTTTCCTTGGAAGCTTTGGAACAGGCATTACCTTTAATGCATGTAGCTTAA
- a CDS encoding AAC(3) family N-acetyltransferase translates to MLDYKIQDLKNILTQNITPDNEIVFIAGNLANFGIFDSRNKKDLLDTIIESIMQASNHQSTIMTQTMSFQICNTNTPFHRYTWANLGAFGNYLLNLNGSIRSLHPFASYTAFGKNAQICECQNPFAYGLQSPYDNMLKYDNILMLSMGMKPNLTCSIVHHAEFNMHVPYRYIKEFNHPIKINDEIIYKKFYLHVLYKEYCGGGYIRNLNVKFFDYFLHKYKGKIKKFPLGKNIIYIYNYKDFYNSCIEYLQQDIYAWMSEEPKVKPFAF, encoded by the coding sequence ATGTTAGATTATAAAATACAAGATTTAAAAAACATACTAACTCAAAATATCACTCCAGATAATGAAATAGTTTTTATAGCAGGAAATTTGGCTAATTTTGGGATTTTTGACTCTAGAAATAAAAAAGATTTACTTGATACTATCATAGAAAGCATAATGCAAGCTAGCAATCATCAAAGCACTATAATGACACAAACCATGAGTTTTCAAATTTGCAATACAAACACTCCTTTTCATCGTTATACGTGGGCAAATTTAGGTGCTTTTGGTAATTATTTGCTAAATCTTAATGGTAGCATAAGAAGTCTTCATCCTTTTGCATCTTATACAGCTTTTGGAAAAAATGCACAAATTTGTGAATGCCAAAATCCTTTTGCTTATGGCTTGCAAAGTCCTTATGATAATATGCTTAAATATGATAATATTTTAATGCTAAGTATGGGTATGAAACCAAATTTAACTTGCTCTATAGTCCATCATGCAGAATTTAATATGCATGTTCCTTATAGATATATCAAAGAATTTAATCACCCTATCAAAATAAATGATGAAATTATTTATAAGAAATTTTATCTTCATGTGTTATATAAAGAATATTGTGGGGGGGGGTATATAAGAAATTTAAATGTTAAGTTCTTTGATTATTTTTTACATAAATACAAAGGCAAAATCAAAAAATTTCCTTTAGGAAAAAATATAATTTATATTTATAATTATAAAGATTTTTATAATTCTTGTATAGAATATCTCCAACAAGATATTTATGCATGGATGAGTGAAGAGCCAAAAGTTAAACCATTTGCATTTTAA
- a CDS encoding GNAT family N-acetyltransferase encodes MIDLSNKQYTPNDFLLHNYYGSLDVFYNNISQKDSLIQKDKNNFFFYDNKLLFYFVNDIKKYNLKPSFVKLIGNNEKYFLKHEEFLALNDFKLYQTFKQMTLKNENLNFFKFEFIKKPVLEDIEECYNFLSDVFKHEFNLFYKKQNFQRYINNILIYKENNKIRGILFYSSHLNYAYLDYIATQKNLRYKYISYALLNHFFIENKDKKFYKLFVNIDNFKAINFYKRSNFNFTKLELRFYKNYDII; translated from the coding sequence ATGATAGATTTATCCAACAAACAATATACTCCTAATGATTTTTTACTCCATAATTATTATGGAAGTCTTGATGTGTTTTATAATAATATATCGCAAAAAGATTCTCTAATTCAAAAAGATAAAAACAATTTTTTCTTTTATGATAATAAGCTTTTATTTTATTTTGTCAATGATATAAAAAAATACAACTTAAAACCATCTTTTGTAAAACTAATAGGCAATAACGAAAAATACTTTCTTAAACACGAAGAATTTTTAGCTCTAAATGATTTTAAACTCTATCAAACTTTCAAACAAATGACTCTTAAAAATGAAAATTTAAATTTTTTTAAATTTGAATTTATAAAAAAACCGGTTTTAGAAGACATTGAAGAGTGCTATAATTTCTTAAGTGATGTTTTTAAACATGAATTTAATCTTTTTTATAAAAAGCAAAATTTTCAAAGATATATCAATAATATCTTAATATATAAAGAAAATAATAAAATACGCGGTATTTTATTTTATTCATCTCATCTAAACTATGCGTATTTAGATTATATTGCTACTCAAAAAAATCTAAGATATAAATATATATCTTATGCCTTACTTAATCATTTTTTTATAGAAAACAAAGATAAAAAATTTTATAAATTATTTGTCAATATTGACAATTTCAAAGCAATAAATTTTTATAAGAGATCAAACTTCAATTTTACAAAATTAGAACTTAGGTTTTATAAAAATTATGATATAATTTAA
- a CDS encoding amino acid adenylation domain-containing protein — translation MITHINDFLQESVAKFGSKNAFVEFNGKSISYQEFDNLSKKIASEILSKLPVKSTQEPVLIMLPKGIDCLLSFFGVAKSGNFYTLLDEKSPKERVEKVIEVLKPKLLITSKRLNLDFSLDTIFTEDFESFITDENALDNALINHIDTNLLYVFFTSGSTGTPKGVSISHKSVIDYTFWVCETFKLNHEDILANQAPFYFDNSILDIFSSVKMGATLHILPNHLFAFPNKILEYLEQEKITTIFWVPSVLIYFANTNALDTFRLKHLNKILFCGEIMPNKQLNIWRKYLPKALFANLYGPTEITDVCSFFIVNRQFSDDELLPIGKACKNTQLLVFDENLNLITSNQVGVKGELYVKGTCLSLGYYNDKGKTKQAFMQNPLHDNYLDLLYKTGDVVAYNEFGELLCYGRIDHQIKYMGHRIELGEIENVINSHENVRNCACIFKEEIICFYESENELEFKNFLKDKLPTYMIPKKFIKIEQFALNANGKIDRKVLISGMV, via the coding sequence ATGATAACCCACATCAATGATTTTTTACAAGAAAGTGTTGCTAAATTTGGAAGTAAAAATGCTTTTGTTGAATTTAATGGTAAAAGTATAAGCTATCAAGAATTTGATAATTTAAGCAAAAAAATAGCAAGTGAAATTCTTTCTAAACTTCCTGTAAAGAGCACACAAGAACCTGTATTAATCATGCTTCCTAAAGGGATTGATTGTTTGCTTTCTTTTTTTGGTGTAGCAAAAAGTGGAAATTTTTATACACTTTTAGATGAAAAAAGTCCTAAAGAGCGTGTAGAAAAAGTCATAGAAGTTTTAAAACCCAAACTTTTGATCACTTCTAAAAGATTAAATTTAGATTTTAGCCTTGATACTATTTTCACAGAAGATTTTGAAAGTTTTATTACAGATGAAAACGCTTTAGATAACGCCTTAATAAATCACATAGATACTAATTTACTTTATGTCTTTTTCACAAGCGGAAGCACAGGAACACCAAAAGGGGTAAGCATAAGCCATAAAAGCGTGATTGACTATACTTTTTGGGTATGCGAGACTTTTAAACTAAATCATGAAGATATACTAGCAAATCAAGCACCATTTTACTTTGATAATAGCATTTTAGATATATTTAGCTCTGTTAAAATGGGAGCTACGCTTCATATACTGCCAAATCATCTTTTTGCTTTTCCAAATAAAATTTTAGAGTATTTAGAACAAGAAAAAATAACAACAATTTTTTGGGTGCCTTCAGTGCTTATTTATTTTGCCAATACTAACGCTCTTGACACCTTCAGACTAAAACACTTAAATAAAATTCTTTTTTGTGGCGAAATTATGCCAAACAAACAACTCAACATTTGGCGTAAATACCTTCCTAAAGCTCTATTTGCTAATCTTTATGGACCTACTGAAATCACCGATGTGTGTTCTTTTTTTATAGTTAACAGACAATTTAGCGATGATGAGCTTTTACCTATAGGAAAAGCTTGTAAAAATACTCAACTTTTAGTTTTTGATGAAAATTTAAATTTAATTACTTCCAATCAAGTAGGAGTTAAAGGTGAGCTTTATGTAAAAGGAACTTGTCTTTCTTTAGGATATTATAACGATAAAGGAAAAACCAAACAAGCTTTTATGCAAAATCCTTTACATGATAATTATTTAGATTTGCTTTATAAAACAGGTGATGTAGTAGCTTATAATGAATTTGGTGAACTTTTATGCTATGGAAGAATAGATCACCAAATCAAATATATGGGTCATCGTATAGAACTTGGAGAGATAGAAAATGTTATCAATTCTCACGAAAATGTTAGAAATTGTGCTTGCATTTTTAAAGAAGAAATTATTTGTTTTTATGAAAGCGAGAATGAATTAGAGTTTAAAAACTTTTTAAAAGACAAACTTCCTACTTATATGATACCTAAGAAATTTATTAAAATAGAACAATTTGCTTTAAATGCAAATGGTAAAATTGATAGGAAGGTTTTAATAAGTGGAATGGTTTGA
- a CDS encoding DUF2920 family protein, whose amino-acid sequence MLINQTYFIDSCDDVELNIKRESKLEYRITYDDSKEMKAIVFIIGGFGDNANISFLDFDREYLVKNFNVVVVDVFYHCFSARPSIDENYNPIFKPNKKDWESFCEIANLCNLQILEHEKDNFKACLEKLNEKVEVIKDEGRLEKDFLVNLSCDFVLPNNEYQNYGIMAAIDHINALKDIMIKFPQFQNLPKIYGGGSYGGHLALMCAKIAPWYVDAVVDNSGVSLPHLPHLLGRETGCAEFFIKGKHYILSCFVQKYWTRDENSLYYLSDDNYMIRVLLNSKHLKLQSEKNKNTIFVSYHSAKDDGAPVEHKTNLYEIYNQLGFDATLHIVKDEADIDGRYIKSLEHGLRMTNRALFKKELPILLEKFQGKKFDMKEDSISYPCKDKIFTFKDIKDKFVLEITQF is encoded by the coding sequence ATGCTTATAAACCAAACTTATTTTATAGATTCTTGTGATGATGTAGAACTTAATATAAAAAGAGAAAGTAAACTTGAATACAGAATTACTTATGATGATAGCAAAGAAATGAAGGCTATTGTTTTTATTATAGGGGGTTTTGGAGATAATGCAAATATTTCATTTTTGGATTTTGATAGAGAGTATCTTGTTAAAAATTTTAATGTTGTAGTGGTGGATGTTTTTTATCATTGTTTTAGCGCAAGACCTTCTATAGATGAAAATTATAATCCAATTTTTAAGCCAAATAAAAAAGATTGGGAGAGTTTTTGTGAGATTGCAAATCTTTGCAATCTGCAAATTTTAGAACATGAAAAAGATAATTTTAAAGCTTGTTTGGAAAAACTTAATGAAAAGGTTGAAGTGATCAAAGATGAAGGTAGATTAGAAAAAGATTTTTTAGTAAATCTTTCATGTGATTTTGTTTTACCTAATAATGAATATCAAAATTATGGTATTATGGCTGCTATTGATCATATCAATGCGTTAAAAGATATTATGATTAAATTTCCGCAGTTTCAAAATTTACCTAAAATTTATGGGGGGGGGTCATACGGAGGACACCTTGCGTTAATGTGTGCTAAAATTGCTCCTTGGTATGTTGATGCGGTTGTTGATAATTCTGGAGTTTCATTGCCACATTTACCACATTTGTTAGGTAGAGAAACAGGCTGTGCTGAATTTTTTATAAAAGGAAAACATTATATTCTTTCTTGTTTTGTGCAAAAATATTGGACTAGAGATGAAAATTCTTTATATTATTTAAGTGATGATAATTATATGATAAGAGTTCTTTTAAATTCAAAGCATTTAAAACTACAAAGCGAGAAAAATAAAAATACAATATTTGTCAGTTATCATAGTGCTAAAGATGATGGTGCTCCAGTGGAACACAAAACTAATCTATATGAAATTTATAATCAGCTTGGATTTGATGCTACTTTGCATATTGTTAAAGATGAAGCAGATATAGATGGTAGGTATATAAAGAGTTTAGAGCATGGATTGAGAATGACAAATAGAGCTTTATTTAAAAAAGAATTACCTATATTGCTTGAAAAATTTCAGGGTAAAAAATTTGATATGAAAGAAGATAGTATATCTTATCCTTGTAAAGATAAGATATTTACTTTTAAAGATATAAAAGATAAATTTGTATTAGAAATCACACAATTTTGA
- a CDS encoding ketoacyl-ACP synthase III — translation MLGICEIGTYISHNKISNFDKKEQFEINDIFIKEKIGFQSLSKSLDDEKTSTMCLKAFEKIKNKIDLTTIDCLVLISQNPDVKIPHTSAILHKELNLSSNCACFDIGLGCSGYVYGLSIILSFMQNNGLRNGLLFTCDPYRKIIDNNDKNTSLLFGDGASVSYISKDYKYKAKSFKFGTNGSKYENIFCEKDTLFMNGRGVFDFSATTIPKHILDFLEEEKISIDNIDRFILHQGSKYIIDTIRQRLKIDKEKIPFKANLYGNTVSSSIPILLEDEFQSKECYNNILISGFGTGLSWASAILQRKNNAN, via the coding sequence ATGTTAGGAATTTGTGAAATAGGAACTTATATCAGTCATAATAAAATTTCTAATTTTGATAAAAAAGAACAATTTGAAATTAACGATATTTTTATAAAAGAAAAAATAGGTTTTCAAAGCCTTAGTAAAAGTTTAGATGATGAAAAAACCTCAACAATGTGCTTAAAAGCTTTTGAAAAAATAAAAAACAAAATTGACTTAACCACTATAGATTGTTTAGTTTTGATTTCACAAAATCCAGATGTAAAAATCCCACATACCTCTGCAATTTTGCATAAAGAATTAAATCTTTCTTCAAATTGTGCTTGTTTTGACATAGGACTTGGATGCAGTGGATATGTATATGGACTTTCTATCATACTTTCTTTTATGCAAAACAATGGTTTAAGAAATGGCTTATTATTTACCTGTGATCCTTATCGTAAAATCATAGACAACAATGACAAAAATACTTCTTTATTATTTGGTGATGGTGCAAGCGTAAGTTATATAAGTAAAGATTATAAATACAAAGCAAAATCCTTCAAATTTGGAACAAATGGCAGTAAGTATGAAAATATATTTTGCGAAAAAGATACATTGTTTATGAATGGACGAGGTGTATTTGATTTTAGTGCCACTACCATACCAAAACATATACTTGATTTCTTAGAAGAAGAAAAAATAAGTATTGATAATATCGATCGTTTTATCTTGCATCAAGGCAGTAAATATATAATTGATACCATTAGACAACGATTGAAAATAGACAAGGAAAAAATACCTTTTAAAGCAAATTTATATGGTAACACCGTATCTTCTTCAATACCAATTTTACTAGAAGATGAATTTCAAAGCAAAGAATGTTATAATAATATACTAATTTCAGGATTTGGCACGGGACTTTCTTGGGCTAGTGCTATACTACAAAGGAAAAATAATGCAAATTAA
- a CDS encoding acyl carrier protein, which translates to MQLIQEFFNKIDREDINENMQNLLSDDIIDSLDIMALVTEIEKHYKKPLKAEFIKAENFESFKDIKEMIKQAMQ; encoded by the coding sequence ATGCAGCTTATACAAGAATTTTTTAACAAAATAGACAGAGAAGATATTAATGAAAATATGCAAAATTTACTTAGCGATGACATAATAGATAGTTTGGATATCATGGCTTTAGTGACTGAAATCGAAAAACATTACAAAAAACCTTTAAAAGCAGAATTTATTAAAGCTGAAAATTTTGAAAGTTTTAAAGATATTAAAGAAATGATAAAACAAGCGATGCAATGA
- a CDS encoding GNAT family N-acetyltransferase, whose protein sequence is MEWFEKLNQDFGDFTIHNCYEYKNIFLKKATIDNYFLQQENGNFFVYNKKLLFYFINEIKQYNLKPSFVRLIGNQEKYFEKHNYFLKLNNFECFQILKQMSLRNENLTPIQFEFIKKPTIDETIECYNFLNDIFKYNFNLFYQKNNFKKYINNILCYKEDNKICGVLLYTNILNHTILDYIAIKSDLKHNNIAYALLNHFFIENKNAKFYKLYVDINNAKAINFYKKSNFTFNKIELRFYRNFYDF, encoded by the coding sequence GTGGAATGGTTTGAAAAATTGAATCAAGATTTTGGAGATTTTACCATTCATAATTGCTATGAATATAAAAATATCTTTCTAAAAAAAGCAACAATCGATAATTATTTTCTACAACAAGAAAATGGCAATTTCTTTGTTTACAATAAAAAACTTTTATTTTATTTTATCAATGAAATAAAACAATATAATCTAAAACCATCTTTTGTTAGACTTATAGGAAATCAAGAAAAATATTTTGAAAAACATAATTATTTTCTAAAACTCAATAATTTTGAATGTTTTCAAATATTGAAACAAATGAGTCTTAGAAATGAAAATTTAACACCTATTCAATTTGAATTCATAAAAAAACCGACTATAGATGAAACAATAGAATGTTATAATTTTTTAAATGATATTTTTAAATATAACTTTAACCTTTTTTATCAAAAAAATAATTTTAAAAAATATATCAACAATATTTTATGCTACAAAGAAGATAATAAAATATGTGGTGTTTTATTATATACTAATATTTTAAATCACACAATTTTAGATTATATTGCTATAAAATCTGACTTAAAACACAACAATATAGCTTATGCTCTACTAAATCATTTTTTTATAGAGAATAAAAACGCAAAATTTTACAAACTATATGTTGATATCAACAACGCGAAAGCAATAAATTTTTACAAAAAATCAAATTTTACTTTTAATAAAATAGAACTTAGATTTTACAGGAATTTTTATGACTTTTAA
- a CDS encoding AAC(3) family N-acetyltransferase, protein MKYILECNNKKYSNKDLIESFYKLGIQKGDTLCIHSELVKFGIPLLPRNEFLQTILDCFFEVIGKEGTLIMPTFTYSFCKNEIYDKLISKSAVGVLTEYFRKWGGVKRTNDPIFSFAIKGAKEELFLKDTTSCFGENSVYDVLTKQNGKLILFGSKIAGYTFSHFIEEKANVPYRYFKNFSGKITYENGKMECKNIKYYVRKLNENSDLDVDKQVAILKSDNNFNILNFSNAHIISINMKNYLEKTLKALKDNPYCLLKE, encoded by the coding sequence ATGAAATATATACTAGAATGCAATAACAAAAAATATTCCAATAAAGATTTAATTGAATCTTTTTATAAACTCGGTATCCAAAAAGGTGATACATTATGTATACATAGTGAATTAGTGAAATTTGGCATACCTTTACTTCCTAGAAATGAATTTTTGCAAACTATTTTAGATTGTTTTTTTGAGGTCATAGGAAAAGAAGGCACACTCATAATGCCTACCTTTACTTATAGTTTTTGCAAAAATGAAATTTATGATAAATTAATTTCTAAAAGTGCTGTTGGGGTTTTAACAGAATATTTTCGTAAATGGGGGGGGGTAAAGCGTACAAATGATCCTATATTTTCTTTTGCTATTAAAGGAGCTAAAGAAGAATTATTTTTAAAAGATACAACAAGTTGTTTTGGAGAAAACTCTGTATATGATGTTTTAACAAAACAAAATGGCAAACTAATTTTATTTGGATCTAAAATAGCCGGTTATACTTTTAGTCATTTTATAGAAGAAAAAGCTAATGTGCCATATAGATATTTTAAAAATTTTAGTGGTAAAATTACTTATGAAAATGGTAAAATGGAATGTAAAAATATTAAATATTATGTTAGAAAACTAAATGAAAATTCAGATTTAGATGTTGATAAACAGGTGGCTATTTTAAAGAGTGATAATAATTTTAATATTTTAAATTTTTCTAATGCTCATATAATAAGTATCAATATGAAAAACTACTTAGAAAAAACATTAAAAGCTTTAAAGGACAATCCTTATTGCTTGCTAAAGGAATAA
- a CDS encoding DUF2920 family protein, with translation MLINQTYFIDSCDDVELNIKRESKLEYRITYDDSKEMKAIVFMIGGYGTNTSMAVMDFDRQYIAQKYDVVVVNVIYWCFSIRRSNDTNYSAKLSILKEDLRYFERTLENLGLSVFGLNENTTGDFIQKLDSHVQYLKDVGRRQQDYKATIAATLIPPNNEYQNYGIMAAIDHINALKDIMIKFPQFQNLPKIYGGGSYGGYLSLLISKIAPWYVDAVVDNSGEALLLLQYIIGKDLNQTEFIIYEKNVQFCCFLKTYWNVDSNSPYCFKKENYMIRALLNPTHLALQAQKDNNIKYISYHSSTDSMSPVKDKIQLMQIYKNLGYDVDFKLMEDNVDGRFIKHSEHGGGITIKGLFKKEVPRLLETFKGKKINLKQNSISYPCENKVFTFKDNGNKFVLEII, from the coding sequence ATGCTTATAAACCAAACTTATTTTATAGATTCTTGTGATGATGTAGAACTTAATATAAAAAGAGAAAGTAAACTTGAATACAGAATTACTTATGATGATAGCAAAGAAATGAAGGCTATTGTTTTTATGATAGGTGGGTATGGTACAAATACAAGTATGGCTGTTATGGATTTTGATAGACAGTATATTGCTCAAAAATATGATGTAGTAGTTGTAAATGTTATATATTGGTGTTTTAGCATTAGAAGGAGTAATGATACTAATTATAGTGCTAAGCTATCGATTTTAAAAGAAGACTTAAGATATTTTGAAAGAACTTTGGAAAATCTAGGATTGAGTGTTTTTGGCTTAAATGAAAATACTACTGGGGATTTTATCCAAAAATTAGATTCTCATGTTCAATATTTAAAAGATGTAGGAAGAAGACAACAAGATTATAAGGCAACTATTGCAGCGACATTAATACCTCCTAATAATGAATATCAAAATTATGGCATTATGGCTGCTATTGATCATATCAATGCATTAAAAGATATTATGATTAAATTTCCGCAGTTTCAAAATTTACCTAAAATTTATGGGGGGGGGTCATACGGAGGATACCTATCTTTGCTAATTTCAAAAATTGCTCCTTGGTATGTTGATGCGGTTGTTGATAATTCTGGTGAAGCTTTGCTTTTGTTGCAATACATAATAGGAAAAGATTTAAATCAAACAGAATTTATAATTTATGAGAAAAATGTTCAATTTTGTTGTTTTTTAAAAACATATTGGAATGTAGATTCTAACTCTCCTTATTGTTTTAAAAAAGAAAACTATATGATAAGAGCCTTGCTTAATCCTACGCATTTAGCCTTACAAGCTCAAAAAGATAATAATATAAAATATATAAGTTATCATAGCTCTACTGATTCAATGAGTCCTGTAAAAGATAAAATACAACTGATGCAAATATATAAAAATTTAGGCTATGATGTAGATTTTAAATTAATGGAAGATAATGTTGATGGAAGATTTATTAAGCATTCAGAACATGGTGGTGGTATCACTATAAAAGGATTGTTTAAAAAAGAGGTGCCTAGATTATTAGAAACTTTTAAAGGAAAAAAAATTAATCTAAAACAAAATAGTATAAGTTATCCTTGTGAAAATAAAGTTTTTACTTTTAAAGATAATGGCAATAAATTTGTTCTAGAAATCATTTAA